Proteins encoded within one genomic window of Apis mellifera strain DH4 linkage group LG1, Amel_HAv3.1, whole genome shotgun sequence:
- the LOC102655249 gene encoding uncharacterized protein LOC102655249, with product MRKSKAKSKKPAKSVESPKPKQVDEDAWRKPLETIAINDNEWWCMVIMMVETITDHSRCVSFFNIAAEEGRRKAIYPLTCQKTLASVKALSKQSLDKSPTIQGVCRYANKILETENETLPTWLMARVIKYLIYRAREENIAIVKRLINLEREIDEEYWIMQTVEDWGRRNRFGENKLILSSHIGRFKFMSDQLTFLLYLTFALIKSFQFAMLAVVTYVDHRVSTGPHSKKFSLDHFEKKANTKLRKRNEEWRDAVYIDDAPINGPNLYIILMGFHDPDLPGQLKSIGVPICCMLQIKRPDEELNQNIEEKIDIDESKKLVFFEKYTVSKSKLYNFWTTVEKRLQETELYPEYHDIGFLVFCPPRYPKTLNKEEYEANKKDMYNRVSYILYDFYDVYRQHGNYLKSMKIETSIFDKRIEKPNMNIYKSFMDTFDTFLPQCVLLPLIMIAMLMQVEENEKQMKKTTITEKMSDTSGINDIKVKEEYTDKEVTVEITREYLISYIEEKLKTLNLKYGLDDEEDKDQIDCTVTDIDLILHGNKILEAIVGISAIPFLSKPSDLIDNIISILRHPIITRVHEKNKITEKKLNNYSRHIDNLRFCFDLSINSEKIKHYLHILMFDRMLFDSKVKTNKVKILERMKKENDPIYVQDSTLSMKRYKSLPSLYSESMYKVYFLSDGNIDYGKVFPQIVECSPLFDLVDPRELLVPGYLEENVFATRPTNNYRLEDFNDVELLPEVIFLQLVYECLLAFDHIEFRYFEPTDSLLLHFHNKWRINDVSEEERISSIRTPLRFGDFYKYVVPEEQQWLRQEEEQNRLQTAKEMERLMTKSAKIYDETMSFRDEDFILPGTLKAKYEIYDVNKQKTNKDLSEFRMEIINLYNNTYSSTTKSGKKDVKKEKKKTDKLSSRRSLKSTDNEWISIQDSEKEKHYDFVGYALSELRVQVTNQRKTFFSADDTLVQVNLEDWLYKSKRLYISVTLNGYTLRLSRRIDIQENTEVFHLTSPLGIVITFQMSLNFLDMTKNIDFDWQDTKIEYRISSPAGLFIEPVIGDGPENPYYIKQSYLRKGYIDYENNREICRKFLRNGSILKCLDDGTIIIFRSNGVIVTCTSIEKINIIQNEHDQIEKNDIETFSFSIQSTTCLQEAKVSTQSIKVSRYTILNHDGEQYEVHNDLIVSDHHRFLVRRISDYEVDEKFTRRADGTNMLLNSNGELTVRFPDSTCITTSYIIEEEPLTCEWTEEEIQQYILSSDKETKEDGEDSMALVKRHIDYKKKINELLTDNTFVSVLLKCRMEHKNYATVYYDQSELSCTLSMPDDLQIRISREGHYEVSMADGVNLNITEDKVLFKGNMCNICGNQSTSTYYFFPFMVSDILFSTTDVFGNVFEVNNDGSTSHYRNFEIFNHKQCADNLSEGSYEESFEEKMFESFCNHETLNFKANGLKYRIFAMNRDFSGYEYIHRLVRNQIELMAMIDKDTSVISYPNPYQPALHRLVMFYPVCPTKIKQEFPDFHVKQRNFDRTEILRSTYSIPYDWLFPFGRNDNGIWKNTHDLSLMDHAKALPKLLYIRILRGFKEPSGNAVIDIQRALGRYWMSLIRDSDFHPSLIMEQVEPIFSKMKPIYNYLEENLHELSLGNKKKINVEIYEFGLEREWESPKPKIKRKSIKYEEMVRYKIMKKEELKWYKRCMREKFILPYFENITGTCFLWIKDCVEYALHD from the exons ATGCGAAAGAGCAAGGCCAAGAGCAAGAAACCTGCGAAATCCGTGGAATCCCCTAAGCCGAAACAGGTGGACGAGGATGCTTGGCGCAAACCATTGGAGACGATCGCGATCAACGACAACGAGTGGTGGTGCATGGTGATCATGATGGTCGAGACGATCACCGACCACTCGAGATGCGTGTCGTTCTTCAACATAGCCGCCGAAGAGGGCAGGCGGAAGGCCATTTACCCATTGACGTGTCAGAAAACGTTGGCCAGCGTGAAAGCGTTGTCGAAGCAGAGCCTCGATAAAAGTCCAACGATTCAGGGGGTTTGCCGTTACGCGAACAAGATTCTGGAGACCGAAAACGAAACGCTTCCTACCTGGCTGATGGCACGGGTCATCAAGTACTTGATATATCGGGCGAGGGAGGAGAACATCGCCATAGTGAAAAGACTAATCAACCTGGAGCGCGAGATAGACGAGGAATATTGGATTATGCAGACAGTCGAGGACTGGGGTAGGCGAAATCG tttcgGTGAAAATAAGCTTATTTTATCAAGCCATATAGGCCGTTTCAAATTTATGTCGGATCAATTGACGTTTTTGTTGTATTTAACTTTTGCT ttaattaaatCCTTCCAATTTGCGATGCTCGCCGTCGTTACGTATGTCGATCACCGTGTCTCGACAGGGCCACACTCAAAGAAATTCAGTTTGGATCATTTTGAGAAGAAGGCTAACACAAAATTGCGGAAACGCAACGAGGAATGGCGGGATGCCGTTTACATCGATGACGCGCCAATCAACGGACCTAACCTATACATAATCCTCATGGGTTTCCACGATCCAGACTTACCTGGACAATTGAAAAGCATTGGCGTGCCGATATGTTGCATGCTGCAGATCAAACGGCCCGACGAAGAATTGAATCAAAACATAGAGGAAAAAATAGACATCGATGAAAGCaagaaattagtttttttcgagaaatatacCGTGTCGAAGagcaaattgtataatttttggaCGACGGTGGAGAAACGATTGCAGGAAACCGAATTGTATCCCGAATATCACGACATTGGATTCCTCGTGTTCTGTCCACCGCGATATCCGAAAACTctgaataaagaagaatacgAGGCCAACAAAAAAGACATGTACAACAGAGTGTCGTACATCCTGTACGATTTTTACGATGTTTACAGGCAACAtggtaattatttgaaaagtatGAAGATAGAAACGAGTATCTTTGATAAGAGAATCGAGAAACCAAATATGAACATTTACAAATCTTTTATGGATACGTTCGATACCTTTCTTCCGCAATGTGTTTTACTTCCGTTGATAATGATTGCAATGTTAATGCAAGTTGAAGAGAACGAGAAGCAAATGAAGAAGACCACTATTACGGAGAAAATGAGTGATACAAGCGGAATAAACGATATAAAGGTCAAGGAA GAATATACAGACAAAGAAGTGACGGTTGAGATAACTAGGGAATATCTGATATCCTACATcgaagaaaagttaaaaacCCTCAACCTTAAATACGGCCTCGATGACGAAGAGGACAAAGACCAAATCGATTGCACCGTAACCGATATCGATCTAATCCTTCACGGAAACAAGATCCTCGAGGCTATTGTCGGTATATCCGCGATTCCTTTCTTGTCCAAACCGTCAGATTTAATCGACAATATTATATCCATATTACGGCATCCGATTATAACGAGGGTCCACGAGAAGAACAAGATCACcgagaaaaaattgaacaattattCTCGTCACATAGATAATCTTCGTTTTTGCTTCGACTTGTCGATAAACAGCGAGAAGATCAAGCATTACTTGCACATATTGATGTTCGACAGAATGTTGTTCGATTCGAAAGTTAAAACGAATAAggttaaaattttggaaagaatGAAGAAGGAGAACGATCCGATATACGTGCAAGATTCGACGCTTTCAATGAAACGTTACAAATCTTTGCCAAGCTTGTACTCAGAATCCATGTACAAAGTTTACTTTCTCAGCGATGGTAACATCGATTACGGGAAAGTGTTTCCACAAATCGTCGAATGTTCACCCCTGTTCGACCTGGTGGATCCTCGAGAATTGTTGGTCCCCGGTTACTTGGAGGAGAACGTGTTCGCCACAAGGCCGACTAACAACTATCGTCTCGAAGACTTCAACGATGTCGAGCTATTACCGGAAGTGATTTTTCTTCAGCTTGTTTACGAGTGTCTACTCGCTTTCGATCACATAGAATTTCGATACTTCGAGCCCACGGACTCCCTGTTACTCCACTTCCATAACAAATGGAGGATCAACGATGTGAGCGAGGAGGAAAGAATTTCTAGTATCCGTACTCCGTTACGATTCGGTGATTTCTACAAATACGTGGTGCCCGAGGAGCAGCAATGGCTGCGCCAGGAAGAGGAACAGAACAGATTGCAAACGGCCAAAGAGATGGAGAGATTGATGACGAAGAGCGCGAAGATATACGACGAGACTATGTCCTTTCGCGATGAGGATTTCATTCTACCCGGGACCTTGAAGGCGAAATATGAGATCTACGATGTTAATAAGCAGAAAACCAATAAAGATTTAAGTGAGTTTcgaatggaaataataaatt tATACAATAATACCTATTCCTCTACTACAAAGAGTGGGAAAAAGGAtgtgaagaaagagaaaaagaaaaccgaTAAATTGTCCAGTCGAAGAAGTTTAAAATCGACCGATAACGAGTGGATTTCGATACAAGATTccgaaaaggaaaaacattATGATTTTGTGGGCTATGCTCTTTCAGAATTACGTGTGCAAGTAACGAATCAGAGAAAGACATTTTTTTCGGCCGATGATACTTTGGTACAAGTCAATCTAGAGGATTGGTTGTACAAGAGCAAACGTTTGTACATTAGTGTTACGTTGAATGGATACACTTTACGATTGTCCCGTAGAATCGATATTCAGGAAAATACCGAGGTATTTCACTTAACGAGTCCATTAGGAATCGTTATTACCTTTCAAATGTCATTAAATTTCCTAG ATATGACAAAGAATATTGATTTCGATTGGCAAGATACAAAGATCGAATACAGAATCTCGTCACCCGCCGGTTTATTCATAGAACCTGTAATCGGTGATGGGCCGGAAAATCCGTATTATATCAAACAATCGTATTTGCGAAAAGGATACATTGACTACGAAAACAATCGTGAAATCTGTAGAAAGTTTTTGAGAAATGGAAGTATTTTAAAGTGTTTAGATGAtggaacaataattatttttcgttctaACGGGGTGATTGTAACTTGTAcatctattgaaaaaattaacatcaTTCAAAATGAACACGACCAGATCGAGAAAAACGATATag AAACGTTTTCGTTTTCGATTCAAAGCACGACATGCCTTCAGGAGGCGAAAGTGTCAACACAGTCGATCAAAGTGTCACGATACACAATCCTGAATCACGATGGCGAACAGTACGAGGTGCACAACGACTTGATCGTAAGTGACCATCATCGATTCCTGGTGAGAAGGATATCGGACTACGAGGTCGACGAGAAATTCACGCGTCGCGCTGATGGTACCAACATGTTGCTGAATTCCAATGGAGAATTGACTGTCAGATTTCCAG ATAGTACGTGTATCACGACCAGTTATATCATAGAAGAGGAACCATTGACGTGTGAATGGACGGAGGAAGAAATCCAACAATATATCCTATCATCGgacaaagaaacgaaagaagacgGTGAGGATTCCATGGCTCTCGTAAAGAGACACATagattacaagaaaaaaataaacgagttATTGACCGACAACACTTTCGTCTCCGTTCTATTGAAGTGTCGGATGGAGCACAAGAATTATGCTACGGTATACTACGATCAGTCAGAACTTAGCTGCACTTTATCAATGCCCGACGATCTTCAAATCAGAATATCGAGGGAAGGTCATTACGAAGTTTCGATGGCGGATGGAGTTAATCTAAAT ATCACCGAAGACAAAGTATTGTTCAAGGGGAACATGTGCAACATATGCGGTAATCAGTCAACATCCACGTATTATTTCTTCCCTTTCATGGTATCAGACATCCTATTCAGCACCACCGACGTCTTTGGCAATGTATTCGAAGTGAATAATGACGGGAGTACGAGTCATTAtcggaattttgaaattttcaatcataaacAATGCGCGGATAATTTAAGCGAAGGATCCTACGAAGAAAGTTTCGAGGAGAAAATGTTTGAATCTTTTTGCAATCACGAGACACTCAACTTCAAGGCAAACGGTCTCAAGTACAGGATATTCGCGATGAATCGAGATTTCAGTGGTTACGAGTACATTCATCGTCTCGTTAGAAATCAAATAGAGTTGATGGCAATGATCGATAAAGATACGAGTGTAATTTCGTATCCAAACCCGTATCAACCGGCACTTCATCGCCTTGTCATGTTTTACCCTGTGTGCCCAACAAAGATTAAACAGGAATTTCCG GATTTTCACGTGAAGCAAAGGAACTTCGATAGAACAGAAATATTACGAAGCACTTATTCAATACCGTATGATTGGCTGTTTCCATTTGGAAGGAATGATAAtggtatttggaaaaataccCACGATTTATCTCTAATGGACCATGCCAAAGCTCTACCGAAATTATTGTACATTCGTATTTTGCGTGGCTTCAAGGAACCAAGTGGAAATGCGGTGATCGATATCCAAAGAGCCCTTGGACGCTATTGGATGTCT